ATAAATTATAGACATTAAATTCTTCATTCGCTTTGTCGAACTTTGGCTTGACCTTGGGGAGGCGTAGTTAAAATTGGTGCATGAAATTCTAAGGATAGAAAAGGTCCGAATACATTAGGAACTGTGTCCAAGGTTTGATTAGCAAATTCCAAATGCCATAGTATGTATAAATATAGTCGTTTCAACTGAAAGTATATGGCGTTGGTCCGTGAATAAATGCATTGGGTATATAACGGAGGGAAAAAGGCTAGATAGGGGCCAAGAACATAGAGAAGTGAGTGAGAGGAAGAATGGCTTACAAGTCAGTCTTCCTGTCTGTGCGAAGCGCTTCCAACTTGGCAGATTCGTTGTCATTGCGTGGACTGGGGGCCGATGGATGACCAAAGTATCCTTCCAACTCCATCCACTCAGCAACGAAAGCTGTAACTAGCATACTCCAGTCCTCGACAGTATTCAAATCTAAATTTTCACCGTCATCGTCGATTGTATGCCAAACAGAAGGGAATCCCTTGAAAGGTGCGAAGTCAATGAGATGTAGGATCTCTACCCCCTTTGCTAGGAAAGGAATATGGTCATCCTGTATGCCACCCGTTGCTGTGAGCTTGTGTCCATCCTTCTCGGTATCGACGAACCATGGATCAGCAGATGCGGACTTGAACTGCTTCAATGTCTTGAACCGTTTTTCTAGGGCGCCCAAGCTTTGATAAGCCCAGTGGGTTGTCTCATAGTAAGACTGGATCGTAGGCGATTTCGAGCCGAGCAGATCCAAGAGGACAAAAAGAGATATCGACGACAAGGGACTCCTGAACTCCGACATTGCGGGATAGACTTGGTCATCCCAATGTGTAGCCAGGGCACGAGCTCCATAGAGAGAATCAGTGGCAGTCCAATCTTTGAATGCTTCTTCACCGTCCAAGAAGATAACCTGGAGACCCCGCTCCTCTTCGAGGTAGATGTGCAGTCCCTGCTCCTGCAATGCGGACCATTTCTTCTCCAAGGCGGCGTCAATACTGCGCATGGCATGCATAATCATCGCACATGGTGCAGCACTGTCGATTCCACCGATAAAGCCTTTCGGTTCGATCTTGCTGTCATAATGGGCGACAAGAGTGAGCCGGCCAACGTCCCCAACCGAAGCCCATGGAGGATCGCGAGTAGCGATGAAGTTTCGGAAAGGTACCTCCTTCCCCTTCGAGAGTGGTGTTTTGGCTGTAGAGTTTTGAACCTCAATGGTCCATTTGGGCAATGTGGTCCGAAAAAAGTCGGCGAAGTGATTGAGCACTGCAGTGGAGCCGGGTGTACCAGGAACGCGGGTCCTTAGTATGGGTGACAACAGAGCGCCGTTGTGAATATCAAAGTCATTATTGGGCCGTAAAAGTTCGGTTAACGTCCTATCTGATATTTCCTCGTATGCCTCTACACATGCTAGAAGCATTACGAGGAGGCCTAGCCAAAGTACCACAATGCCAGGTGGCATACGATAAGCCGGAGACATGGCGTTGCAGGAAAGCTGGCGCTAGCTGCTCATGGCCTGCATCAAAGAAATATTCGGATAGAGTTCCAGCCTATACCAGCCAGGCAATCAACGGTATTTCAGGGTATGAGATCAAAGGAGAATGGCAGGGGTCAGCTCATACGGTAATCCGAACAGAGCGGAAGCCAAGGCGGTCACCTTTTTGCCGAGCACTCGGCGTCGCGGTGCCGATTCATTGGGGAATCAATCAACATCCGAATTCCAGGTCAACTGAATTACACAGGCACAATGCGACTACAAGTTCTACTTCACCCTCAATTGCGCACAACGCTACCAGAGTGTGCCCAGCGCAATCTTCGGAGGAGCGTCTGGGTCCGGTTCAAGTCGCAGATCCCTCGCCCGTCG
The nucleotide sequence above comes from Penicillium digitatum chromosome 1, complete sequence. Encoded proteins:
- a CDS encoding Glutaminyl cyclase, putative — translated: MSPAYRMPPGIVVLWLGLLVMLLACVEAYEEISDRTLTELLRPNNDFDIHNGALLSPILRTRVPGTPGSTAVLNHFADFFRTTLPKWTIEVQNSTAKTPLSKGKEVPFRNFIATRDPPWASVGDVGRLTLVAHYDSKIEPKGFIGGIDSAAPCAMIMHAMRSIDAALEKKWSALQEQGLHIYLEEERGLQVIFLDGEEAFKDWTATDSLYGARALATHWDDQVYPAMSEFRSPLSSISLFVLLDLLGSKSPTIQSYYETTHWAYQSLGALEKRFKTLKQFKSASADPWFVDTEKDGHKLTATGGIQDDHIPFLAKGVEILHLIDFAPFKGFPSVWHTIDDDGENLDLNTVEDWSMLVTAFVAEWMELEGYFGHPSAPSPRNDNESAKLEALRTDRKTDFS